A DNA window from Coffea arabica cultivar ET-39 chromosome 6c, Coffea Arabica ET-39 HiFi, whole genome shotgun sequence contains the following coding sequences:
- the LOC113692867 gene encoding histone acetyltransferase type B catalytic subunit-like isoform X2 codes for MGTKHQSSSDPISDPKKKRRVGFSKIVSSKEEVGSPDSFCIKPVDLNHFFEEDGKIYGYQNLKITIWVSSISFHAYADISFESTEDGGKGITDLKAALQNVFAENLVEKKDEFLDKFSSDRQYVKSVISTGAALKLTAANGHNGDSKFDPKEDTADLEVFRIVGEPVGHLYSRLVPFVLLLIDGSNPIDVTDPRWEIYVMVEKAIAHQEDSHPNLIGFAAVYRFYRYPESMRLRLGQVLVLPPYQRKGYGGSLLKVLNNVAVSEAVYDLTVEEPEDSLQHVRTLIDVQCLLVFGPIQAALNSVVARLKQENFSKKVHSCQCGPPLSAVEDVRKSLKINRRQFLQCWEVLLYLGLDPIEKYLETYRTIVSSRIKADVIGKDSEGVGKRVIDVPTEYDQEASFVMYKSLNGDATNREMAENRSNQEEQLRQLVDERMKEIKLIAEKVSSLKHR; via the exons ATGGGAACCAAGCATCAGTCCTCCTCCGATCCGATTTCCGACCCCAAGAAGAAACGACGGGTTGGATTCTCCAAAATCG TCTCTAGCAAAGAAGAAGTGGGTTCTCCAGACAGTTTCTGTATAAAACCGGTTGACTTGAATCATTTCTTTGAAGAGGATGGGAAGATTTATGGTTATCAAAATTTGAAG ATTACCATATGGGTTAGCAGCatttcatttcatgcatatgcTGATATTTCTTTTGAGAGCACAGAAGAT GGAGGCAAGGGGATCACAGATCTCAAAGCTGCTCTTCAG AATGTTTTTGCTGAAAATCTTGTTGAGAAAAAAGACGAGTTCCTAGATAAATTTTCAAGTGATCGCCAATATGTTAA ATCTGTTATCTCAACTGGGGCAGCACTGAAATTAACAGCTGCCAATGGACACAATGGTGATTCTAAATTCGACCCTAAAGAAGACACAGCAGATTTGGAG GTGTTCCGCATTGTTGGTGAACCTGTGGGGCACCTTTACAGTCGCCTAGTACCATTCGTCCTTCTTCTCATAGATG GTAGCAATCCCATTGATGTTACTGATCCCAGATGGGAAATATACGTAATGGTTGAGAAAGCAATTGCTCATCAGGAGGATAGTCATCCTAATTTGATTGGGTTTGCAGCTGTTTATCGTTTCTATCGATATCCAGAGAGCATGCGCTTGCGTCTTGGACAG GTATTGGTATTACCACCTTATCAGCGCAAAGGTTATGGTGGTAGCCTCCTCAAGGTGCTTAACAACGTTGCAGTATCTGAAGCTGTTTATGACCTGACTGTTGAAGAGCCAGAAGACTCCCTTCAACATGTTCGGACATTGATTGATGTGCAATGCCTGCTTGTTTTCGGTCCAATCCAGGCTGCCCTTAATTCTGTTGTGGCACGTCTGAAACAGGAAAACTTTTCGAAGAAAGTTCACTCCTGCCAATGTGGTCCACCTTTGAGTGCTGTTGAAGATGTGAGGAAGAGTTTGAAAATCAATAGAAGACAATTTTTGCAGTGCTGGGAGGTTCTCCTCTATCTTGGCCTAGATCCGATTGAGAAGTACCTGGAGACTTATCGTACAATTGTTTCATCTAGAATAAAGGCAGATGTGATCGGTAAAGATTCTGAAGGCGTTGGGAAACGGGTTATTGATGTGCCAACTGAATATGATCAAGAAGCATCATTTGTTATGTACAAGTCACTGAATGGTGATGCAACAAACAGGGAGATGGCTGAGAACCGGAGTAATCAAGAGGAACAGCTGCGGCAACTGGTGGATGAAAGGATGAAAGAAATAAAGTTAATTGCAGAGAAAGTATCATCCTTGAAGCATAGATGA
- the LOC113692867 gene encoding histone acetyltransferase type B catalytic subunit-like isoform X1: MGTKHQSSSDPISDPKKKRRVGFSKIDAGVEANECIKIYLVSSKEEVGSPDSFCIKPVDLNHFFEEDGKIYGYQNLKITIWVSSISFHAYADISFESTEDGGKGITDLKAALQNVFAENLVEKKDEFLDKFSSDRQYVKSVISTGAALKLTAANGHNGDSKFDPKEDTADLEVFRIVGEPVGHLYSRLVPFVLLLIDGSNPIDVTDPRWEIYVMVEKAIAHQEDSHPNLIGFAAVYRFYRYPESMRLRLGQVLVLPPYQRKGYGGSLLKVLNNVAVSEAVYDLTVEEPEDSLQHVRTLIDVQCLLVFGPIQAALNSVVARLKQENFSKKVHSCQCGPPLSAVEDVRKSLKINRRQFLQCWEVLLYLGLDPIEKYLETYRTIVSSRIKADVIGKDSEGVGKRVIDVPTEYDQEASFVMYKSLNGDATNREMAENRSNQEEQLRQLVDERMKEIKLIAEKVSSLKHR; the protein is encoded by the exons ATGGGAACCAAGCATCAGTCCTCCTCCGATCCGATTTCCGACCCCAAGAAGAAACGACGGGTTGGATTCTCCAAAATCG ATGCTGGTGTTGAAGCCAACGAGTGCATCAAAATATATCTTG TCTCTAGCAAAGAAGAAGTGGGTTCTCCAGACAGTTTCTGTATAAAACCGGTTGACTTGAATCATTTCTTTGAAGAGGATGGGAAGATTTATGGTTATCAAAATTTGAAG ATTACCATATGGGTTAGCAGCatttcatttcatgcatatgcTGATATTTCTTTTGAGAGCACAGAAGAT GGAGGCAAGGGGATCACAGATCTCAAAGCTGCTCTTCAG AATGTTTTTGCTGAAAATCTTGTTGAGAAAAAAGACGAGTTCCTAGATAAATTTTCAAGTGATCGCCAATATGTTAA ATCTGTTATCTCAACTGGGGCAGCACTGAAATTAACAGCTGCCAATGGACACAATGGTGATTCTAAATTCGACCCTAAAGAAGACACAGCAGATTTGGAG GTGTTCCGCATTGTTGGTGAACCTGTGGGGCACCTTTACAGTCGCCTAGTACCATTCGTCCTTCTTCTCATAGATG GTAGCAATCCCATTGATGTTACTGATCCCAGATGGGAAATATACGTAATGGTTGAGAAAGCAATTGCTCATCAGGAGGATAGTCATCCTAATTTGATTGGGTTTGCAGCTGTTTATCGTTTCTATCGATATCCAGAGAGCATGCGCTTGCGTCTTGGACAG GTATTGGTATTACCACCTTATCAGCGCAAAGGTTATGGTGGTAGCCTCCTCAAGGTGCTTAACAACGTTGCAGTATCTGAAGCTGTTTATGACCTGACTGTTGAAGAGCCAGAAGACTCCCTTCAACATGTTCGGACATTGATTGATGTGCAATGCCTGCTTGTTTTCGGTCCAATCCAGGCTGCCCTTAATTCTGTTGTGGCACGTCTGAAACAGGAAAACTTTTCGAAGAAAGTTCACTCCTGCCAATGTGGTCCACCTTTGAGTGCTGTTGAAGATGTGAGGAAGAGTTTGAAAATCAATAGAAGACAATTTTTGCAGTGCTGGGAGGTTCTCCTCTATCTTGGCCTAGATCCGATTGAGAAGTACCTGGAGACTTATCGTACAATTGTTTCATCTAGAATAAAGGCAGATGTGATCGGTAAAGATTCTGAAGGCGTTGGGAAACGGGTTATTGATGTGCCAACTGAATATGATCAAGAAGCATCATTTGTTATGTACAAGTCACTGAATGGTGATGCAACAAACAGGGAGATGGCTGAGAACCGGAGTAATCAAGAGGAACAGCTGCGGCAACTGGTGGATGAAAGGATGAAAGAAATAAAGTTAATTGCAGAGAAAGTATCATCCTTGAAGCATAGATGA